Proteins from a genomic interval of Capsicum annuum cultivar UCD-10X-F1 chromosome 4, UCD10Xv1.1, whole genome shotgun sequence:
- the LOC107867463 gene encoding phospho-2-dehydro-3-deoxyheptonate aldolase 1, chloroplastic, with protein MALSNTSTPNSLFPNKSLTQNQPLFPSPLKNASFPTVRFVQPISAVHSSDSSKNPIVSDKPSKSSSPAAATVTAAAPAVTKTEWAVDSWKSKKALQIPEYPNQEELRSVLKTIEEFPPIVFAGEARSLEERLAEAAMGRAFLLQGGDCAESFKEFNANNIRDTFRILLQMGAVLMFGGQVPVIKVGRMAGQFAKPRSDPFEEKDGVKLPSYRGDNVNGDAFDSKSRTPDPQRLIRAYCQSAATLNLLRAFATGGYAAMQRVTQWNLDFTEHSEQGDRYRELANRVDEALGFMAAAGLTMEHPIMKTTEFWTSHECLLLPYEQSLTRLDSTSGLYYDCSAHMLWVGERTRQLDGAHVEFLRGLANPLGIKVSDKMDPNALVKLIEILNPQNKAGRITIITRMGAENMRVKLPHLIRAVRRAGQIVTWVSDPMHGNTIKAPCGLKTRPFDSIRAEVRAFFDVHEQEGSHPGGVHLEMTGQNVTECIGGSRTVTFDDLSSRYHTHCDPRLNASQSLELSFIIAERLRKRRLGSQSVLGQ; from the exons ATGGCTCTTTCAAATACTAGCACTCCCAACTCCCTTTTCCCTAACAAATCATTAACTCAAAATCAACCTCTTTTTCCTTCCCCTCTTAAAAATGCATCTTTCCCCACCGTTAGATTCGTTCAACCAATCTCAGCCGTTCATTCTTCCGACTCTTCCAAAAACCCCATTGTTTCCGACAAACCCTCTAAGTCCTCCTCTCCGGCGGCGGCCACCGTTACGGCGGCGGCTCCGGCGGTGACGAAGACGGAATGGGCGGTGGATAGCTGGAAGTCGAAGAAGGCTCTTCAGATACCGGAATACCCGAATCAGGAGGAGCTTAGATCCGTTCTGAAGACGATTGAGGAGTTTCCTCCTATTGTTTTTGCTGGTGAAGCGAGGAGCCTTGAAGAGCGGCTTGCTGAGGCGGCTATGGGGAGGGCGTTTTTGTTGCAAGGAGGTGATTGTGCTGAGAGCTTTAAGGAATTCAACGCGAATAACATTAGGGATACGTTTAGAATTCTTCTTCAAATGGGTGCTGTTCTTATGTTTGGTGGTCAAGTACCTGTGATCAAG GTTGGAAGAATGGCTGGGCAATTTGCAAAGCCAAGATCAGATCCATTTGAGGAGAAGGATGGTGTAAAGCTGCCGAGTTACAGGGGAGACAATGTGAATGGAGATGCATTTGATTCCAAGTCCAGGACTCCTGATCCTCAGAGACTGATCAGGGCCTACTGCCAATCTGCTGCTACTTTGAATCTATTGAGGGCTTTCGCTACGGGAGGATATGCTGCCATGCAGAGAGTCACACAGTGGAACTTGGATTTCACTGAGCATAGTGAGCAGGGTGATAG GTATCGTGAACTAGCTAATAGAGTGGATGAGGCACTTGGTTTCATGGCCGCAGCTGGACTTACAATGGAACATCCTATTATGAAAACCACCGAGTTCTGGACATCTCATGAGTGCTTACTTTTGCCCTATGAGCAGTCACTAACACGGTTGGATTCAACTTCCGGCCTTTACTATGATTGCTCTGCCCATATGCTTTGGGTTGGAGAGAGAACCAGGCAGTTGGATGGTGCCCATGTTGAGTTCTTGAGAGGACTTGCCAACCCTCTCGGTATTAAG GTGAGTGACAAGATGGATCCAAATGCATTGGTCAAGCTCATCGAGATTTTGAACCCTCAAAACAAAGCTGGGAGGATTACAATAATTACCAGAATGGGAGCAGAAAACATGAGGGTTAAGCTTCCTCATCTTATCAGGGCAGTCCGAAGAGCAGGGCAAATCGTCACTTGGGTATCTGATCCTATGCACGGAAATACCATCAAAGCTCCTTGCGGTCTAAAAACTCGACCTTTCGATTCCATCAGG GCTGAAGTAAGAGCATTCTTTGATGTTCATGAGCAAGAAGGCAGCCACCCAGGAGGAGTCCACCTTGAGATGACAGGCCAAAATGTCACAGAGTGCATCGGTGGATCAAGAACCGTGACCTTTGATGATCTGAGCTCACGTTACCACACCCACTGTGATCCTAGGCTCAATGCATCTCAATCCCTTGAGCTCTCATTCATTATCGCAGAACGTTTGAGAAAAAGGAGGCTTGGATCACAAAGCGTATTAGGTCAATAG